CGACGATTGAGTTTTGTCTTCCCCGCCCAAATTACGTAACCCTGCAGGTTTTCGCTCCCTCAGGGGAAGAAGTGGCGACGCTGAAGGCCGAATACCTGCCGAGCGGAAGATACAGCATTTTGTGGAATCCGCGCGACCTTGCCAGCGGTGTCTATTTCTATCGACTTCAGGCTGGCGATTTCGTGCAGACGAAGAAGCTCGTCCTCTTGAAGTGACCGGGACGTGACTTCGCCGCATTGGTTTGATGGAGGCAGAGGAAAACCCGGAAAGGCTCTCTCTGTTTAGGCGTTGTGGCGCTTGCCTGTTGGAGCGTACCCCGCGGCGTGGTCATGAGCTGCCATGGTGTTGTCTGCGGGAGATTGGCCAGCTCTTGAGTCCGGTGCACGAGTACACGTCGACCGCCCCGACCCCGGAGCTGGGCAATGTAGCTCTCCGACCCCTGCGTTGTTGATTAGACACAGGATGGAAGAAGGGGCCTCCTCGCCGAGACCTTCCCGTCGTCCTTTAGGCGAGTTTGTGCCGGAGGGGGGCATCCTTTGGCCGCCCCGGCGGCCGGGGTCGAGAGTCGTAGGCAGGACCTAGTCTGTCGACCAGTCACCAAGCGCTGCGTTAGGATACCTGCGCCGCGCGTTCGTTGCCAGCTTCAGCGAAACTTCCAGCCTCTGGGAGGGTTCGAGCGGGGGGCTCTACCGCCTCGCCCCTTCAGTCAGGGTGAGCATTGCGCACCCTTACTTCTGAAACACGACCGCGCGTTCCCCTCTTTCCGCAGTCTGGGAGTCAAGCGCCCCCCTTTACTCGCCCAAGAAATCCCAGTCCCCGGGTGCAAAAGTGAGGTACTCACGTACCTGTCTGGCCTTGTCATCGCGCATCACGTAGAATTTGCCTCTGGCCTCGGCGTAGACCTTGCCATCAGGGCCGATGATCTCACCCTCTGCCACCGAGTAGCGCTCGTGATGGCTTACAGGCCTGCCCCGCACTGTGATGCGCAGACCCACCGGCAATGGGCGGAGAAAGCGCACGGTAAGCTCACCGGTAACAAAGTACTTCTTGCGCACCACAGCTACCGACCACCCAATCGTCTCGTCTAGCAAGGCACAGATAATGCCCCCGTGCACCACGCCTTTGTAACCGGCGTACATTTCCGAGGGCACGCACTCCACGTGCACCCCCTGCTCATCGGTGGTGAACTTTAGTCCCAGTGTGGCAGCATTGACGTGCGGACTGCCGCACACGATGCACCCGTCATAGGTTGGTAACCTCCTGCCCGGTTCGATTTCCGCGGAAGGGGGCAGAGGGTCCTCTTTCTGCATAATCCCGCTCCTCCGTACCAGATTCATCCGCTACTATGCAAGTCCGCACAGAACCATGGGCGCGAACAGGTCCTCCTGCGGTCACGCCAGCAATATTCTCCGCCTCAGGGAGGGAGCACTAGATGCATCCCCCTGCGCGGTTGTCACCGGGTCTCACTCGGAAGACTCCCTGTCGTTGCAGTGCCGTTGAGCACGGCAAGGAGTTCCTCCGGCGATGAGGCCACAAACTCAGGCCTTAAGGCCTCCAAGACGGCGCGGGGTCCATACCCCCACAGGACCGCGCAGGCAGTAACGCCAGCTGCTCTGGCAGCGTA
This genomic window from candidate division KSB1 bacterium contains:
- a CDS encoding PaaI family thioesterase; the encoded protein is MQKEDPLPPSAEIEPGRRLPTYDGCIVCGSPHVNAATLGLKFTTDEQGVHVECVPSEMYAGYKGVVHGGIICALLDETIGWSVAVVRKKYFVTGELTVRFLRPLPVGLRITVRGRPVSHHERYSVAEGEIIGPDGKVYAEARGKFYVMRDDKARQVREYLTFAPGDWDFLGE